The DNA sequence GATAATAAATTTGATAGCTAAGTTTTTAAGAATTTTTAAGTTAAAATACAAAATTGCCCTAATATTATCTATGTTGATTTACTTTTTTATTATAATTTATGGTATGATATTAATAGTACCAGCTGCTACAGAGCAATTAGGCAATTTTATCAAAACTATAAATAAAGTTTTCGAAACAAAAGCTTGGGAAGGATATTTTCAAAATAACCCTAATTTGTCAGAAGGTGTAACTGCTTTGATGCAGTGGCTCCAACCTAAATTTAATGATTTAACAAATTATATTATTGATTATGTTGCAAAAGGAACTCCTACTTTTTTTATAACCGTTTTCTATACAGTTTTGCTAACCATTTATTTAGTGTTTTACTCCTCTTGGTTGGGAAAATCGGTTCTTAACTTGTTTCCAGTTTCAATTAGAAGTGATATAGAAACTTTTTTAAACAAATTATATTTAGCATTGTCAGGGTTTGTGGATGTAGTATTTATAAACGCCTTGATAACTGCTGTACTTTTTTATATTATATCTAACTTTTATTTTCCGAATATTGCAGTCATTTTGTCATTTTGGGCTGGCGTTACTAATCTAATACCAATTATTGGAGTAATTTTTGAATATATTCCTGTTTTCCTTTTTTCATTAACACTCGGTTTAAAAGGTTTTATTATTGTCAATTTGCTTGTTTTATCAATTCATTTAGGACTTTTTGTTGTCTTTGTGAATGTGATGAAGTTACATTTGAGTATAAATCCAGTTTTAATGATTATTTCAGTTATAATAGTAAGTCAAATTTTTGGAATGGTAGGTATATTTTTTGCTGTACCACTTTTAATATTTATTGCGGCGTATTGGGATGAATTTGTTAAACCCTCATTTGAAAAACATTAGGAGGTGAGTAATATGAAAAGACTATTCTTGATCTTACTTTTTTTGTTAGTTTTAGTTTTTGTATTGTGGTCGTGTGGTCTACAACTTCCAAATAGTGTAACTGTAAGTTACTCTAATCACTTTGAGTTTCCTTTGGCGATGTTGCATTTTACCCTTGACGATTTTATAAATCCTGTATTATTGTCATTGGAAAATGAAGGTTTTCAAGTAACAACTGGTGATCCAATAACTATTTCATTTGCAACAACTACTACATTTATTCCAGGGGATTATCTTCCAACAGGTATTCCAATAAGTGGAACTGAAACAATTCTTGATCAGGCCACTTTAATACAAGCTTCAACAATGCAAAATGGCAATGTTCTTCAAAACGTTGATTTTAATATGAGTTTTGAGGTGGGCTATTTTGCTTCAACTACTACTTTTGATTCAACACTTGTATTTTATATCAACAGTACACCAGTTGTCATAAGTGAGAATTCTACAGAATCTGAAAATTTGACAAAATATGTAAAAGAAGTTTTAAAATCTGGACAAGATTTAACAGTGCGGGCTGATATTGATATTGACGGAACTATACAGTCTTCCGATGAGCTAATGCTTGGCGTGAATTGGACTTTCTCATTAGAAGGTACAACTCTTGCTGATATAGTTTTTGATGCTAGTACAACTGATTTATCCGTATTAGAGAGTCTTACAGACTTTGTGGATAGTGCTACTATAGTCTTTGATGAATGGGATAACTCGTTAGGATTTGACACGGTATTTGATGTGGGGAATTTGAGTTTTTATTTCGGAACTACTCCGCCAATAGTAGGATTGTCAAAAGATGATCTAATAAGTATAGCCACGGATAATGTTCCGTATGTTATAAAAGTTCCGGCTAACAGTTACATAAAACTTAAATCCAATAGTTATTTGGATAGTGCTGTTTACATTTCTCTTGATTTAACAGTAGCAACTGAAGTTACGTTTTAAAGGGGGTGAATGAAATGAAGAAGATTATAATTTTGTTGACAATTTTTGCTATTTATATAACACTTTTTGCTGGCATTTTTGAACCTTTTGGAAGATTTGAAAATTTTGGACTTGTAAATCAAAACAAATTTAGATTTTTTGACATAGGATTTTATGGAGATTTAACATTGCAACAGTCATTGTTTTCAACTGAACACCTGTTAAATTTGATAAATGAGGGAAAAGTAGATTTGAATCAGTTACAACAGTTAGTTATTGGTGAAACGTTGAATGGTTCACTGTTTTCTACTATAAGAATTGGTAAGTTTTCTATTTCTCCCTTTGTTAATTTGAATTCATTTGGAGGATTGGAATTACCAGATGAAATTTTGAGTTTCATAAAAAATGATATAGAGATTAATAAAACATATTCTTCTTCGAGTACTTCGTTTATTTCATTGGATAGTTTTTTAAATGCCGGTGTGTCTTTCAATTTTAATGGTTTTTTTGTTTCACCAGAAGCTTTTGTTCCAATTACGTATGTATTCCCGGAAAATCAAGTGGTTAATTTTGAATATACATCTTCATCAACTCCACCAGTGATGTCTCTTAAGGCGGATTTAAGCTTTTTAATGTATAGTCCACTACTTGTGGAAAATTTGGTGATTGATGAAAAGCTAATAGGAATTGGTGTATCATTAGGATATTCTTCTAAGAATTTTGGAATAGCAGTAAATAATATTACTATCAAACCTTCAGAAGTTGATACTTTACAGAATATTTATGCTAGTTACTCTGCAACGTATAATGGTGTTGAAATGACTTTTGATGATGAAGCAACTGCCAATTATATACAAGTGTTTGAAACAAAGCAAATTGAACAAATTCCTGAAATTACTGCTTATGTTAAAGCTAATTTATTTGTGGACATAGGCGCAGCTGTTAGTTACAAAATTGATGGAAAGTGGGTTATCGGAGGAAGTATATCTAAAAAATTGTTTTTCATAGAACCGAGTTATCAATTAATTTACGATGGTTCCAACAGTATCTTTACACATATAATAGGTTTGAAAAGTGATTTTAGGATTTTATATTTAAATACGTCGATAATTATTTCCTCAAATGAATTTATTCCTTTAGATGAAGCAAAACCTGGGATTGGATTAGTTGTTAACTTTGGATTGGGATTTTAAGGTCTATACAAAAATTTATTACATGGTATACTTAATATGAATATTTTGAGAAAGGGAGAGTTGAAATTTATGCATGATCATCACGAACATGAGCACGAACACGAACATGAACATGAACACATGGAAGCATTTTCGCTTTATGACGAAGAGGGAAACGAACATAATTTCGTTTTATTGGGTGAATTAGAAAGAGAACAAAGTGAGTACTGGGTTTGCGAAGAGATTTTTGTAGAAGGAAAAGAGATTAAAGATTTTGGAGATCTTTACATTTTTAAGAAAACCGTCGACGAAGAAGGAAACATTTATTTGGATTCCATTGAAGATGAAAGTGAATTTAATGAAGTAGTAAAGCTTTGGGAAGAA is a window from the Thermosipho atlanticus DSM 15807 genome containing:
- a CDS encoding DUF1292 domain-containing protein — encoded protein: MHDHHEHEHEHEHEHEHMEAFSLYDEEGNEHNFVLLGELEREQSEYWVCEEIFVEGKEIKDFGDLYIFKKTVDEEGNIYLDSIEDESEFNEVVKLWEEMGEADFEITADLEDIDN
- a CDS encoding AI-2E family transporter, translating into MVRFFKTEESRRTAAIYVGIYFLILMTVFLLFKTVLNIFVFTLISVLIINLIAKFLRIFKLKYKIALILSMLIYFFIIIYGMILIVPAATEQLGNFIKTINKVFETKAWEGYFQNNPNLSEGVTALMQWLQPKFNDLTNYIIDYVAKGTPTFFITVFYTVLLTIYLVFYSSWLGKSVLNLFPVSIRSDIETFLNKLYLALSGFVDVVFINALITAVLFYIISNFYFPNIAVILSFWAGVTNLIPIIGVIFEYIPVFLFSLTLGLKGFIIVNLLVLSIHLGLFVVFVNVMKLHLSINPVLMIISVIIVSQIFGMVGIFFAVPLLIFIAAYWDEFVKPSFEKH